A stretch of DNA from Rhizobacter sp.:
TGAGCTTGCCACCGCAGGTGGTGGGCAGCGCGTGCGCGGCGTCTTCCACGACCTTCAGGCCGTGCTTTTTCGCGAGGGCGAGCAGCGCGGGCATGTCGGCCGAGAGGCCTGCGTAGTGCACCGGCAGGATGGCCTTGGTGCGTGGCGTGATGGCCGCCTCGACCGCCTGCGGGTCGATGCACAGCGTGGCCGGGTCGATGTCGACCAGCACCACGTCGGCGCCGAGGTAGCGCACCACCTCGGCGGTGGCGGTGAAGGTGTGGGTGGTGGTGATGACCTCGTCACCCGGGCCGATGCCCAGCGCTTCGAGTGCGAGGTGCAGGCCAGCGGTGGCCGAGTTCACCGCGAGTGATTGCAGCGAGGGGTCGCCCAGGAAGGCCGTGAAGTCTTCTTCGAAGCGCTTGGTCTTCGGGCCGGTGGTGACCCAGCCGGAGCGCAGGGTGTCCACCACCTCGGCGATTTCTTCTTCACCGATGTCGGGCAAGGCAAACGGCAGGAACGGCAACTTCTCTTGAGTCATGGATCAGGGCTTGGCGAGCCAGCACAGCACGTGGGTGCGCAGCACCGGCACGGCGTTGAACAGAGTGTAGAGCGCAGGGTGCACCCGTACCACGGCGCGAGCGATCGGCGGCGCGAGAGTCAGCTTCTGCGCCGTCACGCGGGCATCTGGGAAGAGCTGGCGCACACGCGACACCGGCACGCCTCGCACATCCTGGTTGCGCGGGTTGTTGACGGTGAAGTCGTACCAGAGCACGCCGCCACCGGGTTTGACGGCGGCCCACATCGCCTCGGCCAGGCGCTGCTGAAACGCATCGTCCAGCAGCGAAGAGAAGACGGTCGACTGCAGCACGATGTCGACACTCGCAGGCGGTGGGCTCAGCACGAGCGCATCGCCCTGCGAGAGCGACACGGCCTGCGGCAAACGCTCACGGGCCTGCGCATGCCGCTCGGGCAGCAGCTCCACGCCAGACAGCTTCGCCGGGTCGAAGCCCAGCTGGATCAGCTCGACGAGGTTGCTGCCGCTGCCACAACCCACTTCGTGCAGGCGCAACGCCGACAGGTCGTGCCAGCCGAGCCGGCGAAACAGCGCGAGCATCGCCCGTTGCCGCTCCTGCATCGGCCACAGCGCGGCCGGGTTGAGCAGGCTGTAGCGCGGGTCTTGCGCCGTGCGCCGCGCATAACGCTCGCGCACGGCCTGCGCTTCGGTGGACTCCTTGGAGGTGTCGCTCACGTTCACCTCGTCAAGGTGGCAAAGCGCGCGCGGCCGGTGACGCCACGCAGCACGTCCCACCAGCCGACCAGCGAGCCGATGCCGTAGCCCAGGTGATAGGCCGCGATCACCGCGGGAATGCGCAGCACCACCGGCCACGGGATGCCCTGCTGCTGCCAGACGCCGAGCGTCATGGCCAGCACGGCCGCACCGTAGAGCGCGAGCAAGGCCACCAGCGGCCCCACCCCACCGAACACCGCGGGCACCGCCAGCACCGCGAGGGCCGCCACGAAGAGGCTCGGCACCAGGTGGCGCAGCGACGCGGCCTGTCCGTGTTTCTTCATCACGAACGGCTTCCAATAGCCGTATTGCAAGTACTGCCGAAACACCTGCGACAGCGTGGCCCGCGGCCGGTAGGTGCTGCGGATGCGAGACGACTGCCAGACCTTGCCGCCGCCTTTGGTGATGCGCAGGTTGTGCTCGTCATCCTGGTTGCGCACCAGCTGTTCGTCGAAGCCACCGAAGCGCTCGAAGGTCTTGCGCGGCCAGCTGCCGAGGTAGACGGTGTCGACCCAGCCATCGAAGTCGAGCTGGCGCGACAGCGCACCACCCGCCACCCAGCGCGATTGAAACGCGGCGGCCACGGCGTGCTGCATGGGGCCGGCCTCGGCGTCGGGCACGGCGCGCCACGGGCCGCCCACATTGTCGGCGCCGGTCTCGGCATGCAGCGCGAGGCACTGCGCGATGTAGTCGGGCGCGTAATCGGTGTGCACGTCCATGCGCACGATGATCTCGCCTTCGGCCACCTTCAGCGCGGCGTTGAGGCCGGGCGAGACGATGCGCGCCGGGTTGGCGATCCAGGCGATGCGCGGGTCGCGCGCATTCAGCTGCTGCAGCAGCTCGCGCGTGCCATCGTCGCTGTCGCCATCGGCGATCACCAGTTGCAGCTGCCAGCCCGGCGGCAGCTGCTGGGCCAGCACGCCGGCGCAGAAGCGCTCGATGTAGCGCCGCTCGTTGCGGCAGGGCACGATCACCGAGACCACGCGCTCGCTCATGCCGCCACCGCCTGGCCATAGGCCTGCTTGACGCCCACCTCACGCAGCAGCGCCGTCCAGCGGCGCTCATGCTCTTGCGGGCTGAAGATGGCCCGACTGCGCGCGATGGCGGCGCGGCCCATGTTGGCGCGCAGCGAGGCCGACGACAGCAGCTCGACCAACGCGGTGGCGAGCGCCGAGGTGTCGCCCGCTGGCACCAGCCGGCCGGTCTCGGGGCTCAGGATCTCGGCCGGGCCGGTCGGGCAGTCGAACGCCACGGCGGGCACGCCGAGGGCCTGCGCTTCCAGCAACGCGAGTGGCATGCCTTCGTAGCGCGAGGCCAGCACGAAGACGGCGGCCTCACGGTAGAGCCGCTCGACCTGCGGCGTGGGGGCGAGCCATTCGATGCTGCCGGCCACGCCGAGCTGTGCGGCCAGCGCCTCGTGTTCGCCTCGCAGCGGGCCGTCACCCACGATGCGCAAGCGCGCCTCGGGTCGTTGCCGCACCACCTCGACCCAGGCGCCCAGCAGCAGGTCGAAGCCCTTCTGGGCCACATGGCGGCCCACCGCCAGCACGATCGGTTGCTGCGGCAAGGTGGGGGATTCCGCTTGCAGCGCCGAGCAGTTGTAGATCACCTCGGTGCGCGGGTTGAGCGCACGAAAGCGCGGCGCGTCGGCCTGCGTCAGGCTCACCACCGCGGCCACCTTCGGGTACAGCCGCGCACGCAGGCGCTGCCACAGCCGCGAGCGGGCCGCGAAGTGGTTGTGG
This window harbors:
- a CDS encoding class I SAM-dependent methyltransferase yields the protein MQERQRAMLALFRRLGWHDLSALRLHEVGCGSGSNLVELIQLGFDPAKLSGVELLPERHAQARERLPQAVSLSQGDALVLSPPPASVDIVLQSTVFSSLLDDAFQQRLAEAMWAAVKPGGGVLWYDFTVNNPRNQDVRGVPVSRVRQLFPDARVTAQKLTLAPPIARAVVRVHPALYTLFNAVPVLRTHVLCWLAKP
- a CDS encoding glycosyltransferase family 2 protein; translated protein: MSERVVSVIVPCRNERRYIERFCAGVLAQQLPPGWQLQLVIADGDSDDGTRELLQQLNARDPRIAWIANPARIVSPGLNAALKVAEGEIIVRMDVHTDYAPDYIAQCLALHAETGADNVGGPWRAVPDAEAGPMQHAVAAAFQSRWVAGGALSRQLDFDGWVDTVYLGSWPRKTFERFGGFDEQLVRNQDDEHNLRITKGGGKVWQSSRIRSTYRPRATLSQVFRQYLQYGYWKPFVMKKHGQAASLRHLVPSLFVAALAVLAVPAVFGGVGPLVALLALYGAAVLAMTLGVWQQQGIPWPVVLRIPAVIAAYHLGYGIGSLVGWWDVLRGVTGRARFATLTR
- a CDS encoding glycosyltransferase family 4 protein, translating into MSRPLRVLLLCDRLDIAGGVERFVCTLANHLASEGLDVAVGSVATSRAELRYPLTPAVRVLAGGDALPRQAARSRVGRAWQLLRTQWQIGRSLSHLIRNDRPDVVLLNGLTTACSVLLFSGRFATRVVCCDHNHFAARSRLWQRLRARLYPKVAAVVSLTQADAPRFRALNPRTEVIYNCSALQAESPTLPQQPIVLAVGRHVAQKGFDLLLGAWVEVVRQRPEARLRIVGDGPLRGEHEALAAQLGVAGSIEWLAPTPQVERLYREAAVFVLASRYEGMPLALLEAQALGVPAVAFDCPTGPAEILSPETGRLVPAGDTSALATALVELLSSASLRANMGRAAIARSRAIFSPQEHERRWTALLREVGVKQAYGQAVAA